Proteins from a single region of Chryseobacterium sp. T16E-39:
- a CDS encoding T9SS type A sorting domain-containing protein: protein MKKLYFSVLSMCIFTGLSAQEMVWQKDIKSSTQNFLSQVTTTIDQQYLITGSTIQAASQKKETGSNTQQNNGYDFHLVKLNQQGDQVWEKYFAGNNHDYLSATVTTQDGGFLISGTSFSGKSLDKKDDSKGGSDIWLIRINEFGDELWQKTLGTSADEEAKAVIQTTDLGFFVAGSFGSAQDSKMKGYGSKDVLIVKLDKNGKEISQLVLGGRGLDEVEKMIPTKDGGALLGIYSRSSEFRVSGSEGQSSTPETSNRVSRYSKTTNNEGEGDYWIVKLNKDGKVEWEKNFGGKGDDHLRTLALTSTGYIVGGESRSDKSGNKTVGIEEGTDLWLISLNERGDEQWQKSYNFKNRDVLMGMSVIASSDDKTSKGILLGGYTQAEGRIETDDETFWMLYLNQDGNEQWRKHVSGDSRRREERLSDIKLNRDGSIILAGTSAEELGKENWKIIKLGDKQLDQLIEKHDIKIYPNPVSDYAYVEIGFDFKDADIILYDMGGRQLQNIKTKNKVTKINTQPLIQGAYLVVIKTDTNKTANAKLIKK from the coding sequence ATGAAAAAACTTTACTTCAGTGTACTTTCGATGTGCATTTTTACAGGACTGTCAGCCCAGGAAATGGTTTGGCAAAAAGATATTAAATCTTCTACACAGAATTTTCTAAGCCAGGTTACGACGACCATTGATCAGCAGTATTTGATTACGGGAAGTACTATACAAGCTGCAAGCCAGAAGAAAGAAACAGGAAGTAATACCCAACAAAATAACGGCTATGATTTTCATTTGGTGAAATTGAATCAACAAGGAGATCAGGTTTGGGAAAAGTACTTCGCAGGAAATAACCACGACTATTTATCAGCAACGGTGACCACTCAGGATGGTGGATTTTTGATTTCAGGAACTTCTTTCTCTGGAAAATCTTTAGACAAGAAAGATGATTCTAAAGGAGGATCAGATATATGGCTCATCAGGATCAATGAATTTGGAGATGAACTGTGGCAAAAAACATTAGGAACTTCTGCTGACGAAGAAGCTAAAGCCGTAATTCAAACTACAGATTTAGGATTTTTTGTAGCCGGATCTTTCGGCTCTGCGCAGGATTCCAAAATGAAAGGATATGGTTCAAAAGATGTTTTGATCGTCAAATTGGATAAAAACGGAAAAGAAATTTCACAATTGGTTTTAGGAGGAAGGGGATTAGACGAGGTTGAAAAAATGATTCCAACGAAGGACGGGGGAGCATTATTAGGAATTTATTCGAGAAGTTCCGAGTTTCGGGTTTCGGGTTCCGAAGGTCAAAGCTCAACTCCAGAAACTTCGAACCGCGTATCTCGCTATTCAAAAACCACTAATAATGAAGGTGAAGGCGACTACTGGATCGTAAAACTTAATAAGGATGGGAAAGTAGAATGGGAAAAGAATTTTGGGGGTAAAGGTGATGATCACTTGAGAACACTGGCTTTGACATCAACTGGCTATATTGTTGGAGGAGAATCCAGATCAGATAAATCAGGAAATAAAACCGTTGGAATTGAAGAAGGAACTGATTTGTGGCTAATCTCCTTGAATGAAAGAGGTGATGAACAATGGCAAAAATCCTACAATTTCAAAAACAGAGATGTTTTGATGGGAATGAGTGTTATTGCTTCTAGTGACGATAAAACTTCTAAAGGAATATTATTAGGAGGATACACTCAAGCTGAAGGAAGGATAGAAACCGATGATGAAACTTTTTGGATGTTGTACCTGAATCAGGATGGTAACGAACAGTGGAGAAAACATGTGAGTGGAGACTCGAGACGAAGAGAAGAGAGACTTTCTGATATTAAATTAAACAGAGATGGTTCAATCATTTTAGCGGGAACAAGTGCAGAGGAACTAGGAAAGGAAAACTGGAAGATTATAAAACTAGGTGATAAACAATTGGATCAGTTGATCGAGAAACATGATATCAAGATCTATCCGAACCCGGTATCAGATTATGCCTATGTCGAAATAGGGTTTGACTTTAAAGACGCTGATATTATTTTGTATGATATGGGTGGCAGGCAGCTTCAAAATATAAAAACCAAGAATAAGGTTACCAAGATCAATACCCAACCTCTGATCCAGGGAGCTTATCTCGTAGTAATCAAAACAGATACGAATAAAACGGCCAATGCTAAACTCATTAAGAAATAA